The window aaatatatatatatatatatatatatatatatatatatatatgaatatattatatatgacaaattaaaaaaacatgtgGCCAATATGTAAGTGTCAGTACATGATGtacttttttaaatgaactaaatgTTCTTATTTACACTGTCAATAAATAATGTTTGGGACACAAATAACTGATACAAAGAGGGGTTTTTTTCTGGATATTCCACACCTTTAGTTCACTTCTGTGGTGCTTCATTTCCCCGCAGTCCTGGCAGTCAGTCAGGTGTCTATGATTATGTGACAGTGCAGTATCTTACACAATAAGTGTCCTACTGCAGCACGGCGTGATCTCCTACTTGCTGTGCTACGCTACTCTACTGACCTACATTTCTCTTGAGCTTGTAGGACAGAGGAGAAGAGTTTTTTTTAGTTGCTGCCAAGATTAGAACACTGGGTTTTTATCAAATTACCTAAACATATTTGACTTAGAATCATTTGACATTAATCAAaggtatatataatatatatatatatatatatatatatatatatatatatatatatatatatatatatatatatatatatataaaatcaaagcAGCAGCTGAAAATTACTTATGAACTATCCATACAAAACTAcaagctacaaaaaaaaagataaaagatagGAATGCCACCAAAGCAGTAAAGCAGAACAATCTTTTATGCTCTGCAAACAATATGATATTCTTGATTACTTTATATGACTTCAGATATCTTTACCTCTGTGATGTAGTTGTTTCATTCATTCTTGAGGACACATTTTAAGTAAACACTCCCTGTTTTCTTTGTCTTTACAGATCTGTTCAACAGAGACTGAGATAAAACACTGAGCTGAGACTGATCTGACGAATGATCCAACATTTTTCTGAGGGtgcttaaaaaaagtttattctcTAACAGCAATCCCAGCCTGAAGGCCACCATAAAGAACAAGGAACAAAACAAGGAAAAGAGGTGACATAACGAACAAGGGAACAATAAGGAGTTTGTCTGAAAACTGAAAgcgattaaaaacaaaaaaaacaaaaagactaTCCCATTTCTGGGAGAAGAAAACTTGGAACACACCTGCCCAATGACGGTTGTTTTTGTAGAGTTCCATCTTTTTCTTATCTTTTTGACTAGTCTGGACACTTGAAAATATAGTAAACTGTTTAGAGTGGAAGGAAAAGGCCATCAGTCAGAAAAAGCTACAGTTCCTCTTTGGAGGCGTAAACAGAACCTCGTGCATCAGCATACATACAATCGTGTGCGTTTTTCAAGTTTCGATCAGAAACAAATACTCTTcagtaaaaaaacattacttttcaATGTCCACTGAGAGCCAGTCATACAAACTGGCCTCAATAGGACAACAATGGAAAGCATAAATCTTCCAACCCAAAACAGCGGTTCCAGCTTGGAAACATTAGAAACATTCTCAAACTACAATGAGAGTTTACCATCTCCTCAAATGAGCAGCCCTCCTCGTCAAGGGCGTCTAATAAAACCAAAGCCCAATTCATCTTGTCGACGGAAACGGGAGTTCATCTCCGATGAGAAGAAAGATGCATCCTACTGGGAAAAACGACGCAAGAATAACGAGGCTGCCAAGAGGTCAAGGGAGAAGCGGCGGCTCAATGATATGGTTCTGGAGAACAGGGTAATAGCACTGAACGATGAGAATGTCCGGCTGAAGACAGAACTCCTGCAACTGAAATTAAGATTTGGACTCATAAGCTCTGCTTCTTACATGGAAAAGACCCAACAGATAAGCAATGGTGCTGAGGCAGCAGCTAATGGAGCTAATGGTTCCGGAGCGACCTCTGGGAATCCGTACTTCTCAAGCAGTGGATACTCCAGTGCTTCTCAGGTCATGATGAACTCTGATTCCTCAGAGGCTGAGCAGTCAACCAGGACTGAACGGCACACAATGTTACCCAAGTACTCCCCCCGTGGATCACTGTCTGACATGTCTGATGGATCTTCAAGGGACAGTCCTGAGCCTATAAACTTTGACATCAAACACGAGAGCTCCGGAATGGACATTAACAGGCTTGAGGCAAGTGTTCTTAATGGCATGTTTAATGGCCATCAAAGTCTTGGACGACTGGAGTCCAACCAACCACAAGAAATGGAGCAGCAAGAAAGTGTCAGCAATCCAGCCCCTCCATCCGCCACACCCCAAAGAAGTGTCATTCTCTTTCGTTCTGGAAGCAGCTCCTACCCTGTTGAGAGTCAGAGGGTTGAGGACGTAGATCAGCAGGAGGCATCCCAAACACAACAAAATGGGCAAATCACTCATTTTAACCAAACAGGGTGCAATCTCCCGCTAAGACATGACGGTTTAGAGACTCTTTCAGAGGTGGCACAGCAGTTGGCCAGGAGGTCTTTGGATTCACCAAGCTATGAATTCACTAACGGAAAGGCAGATGCTGGGGAAAACAGGCGGTTCGTCATACAGCAGCAAGACCTGACCGTTCAAGGACAATGCAGAAGTCAGGTTCAAGACAGCACCCCTAATTCTTTTGCTCCAGATTTGCTCAATGAGGCTGGAAAAGCCCTTGTATACCAGCGGACAAATCCCTACCTCGGCACTCTGAACGAGGAGCCACCAGTGCTGACTTATGAAGGTTGCACAAGAGCAGATGGCTTTTACCAAGAGCACTCTTCCTCGGGGAAGGACAGTTCCTCTAGTGATGGAGACCCACGCAGCTCAGATAAGGAAGCTTCCACTGACGATGAATCTCCCTCATCCTCTTCCTCTGATATTGGTGGATATCACGCCACCCATCAGTCAGCCTCCTCGCCCACTATGGTCACCAGTGATGCTTACCAGTATGGTGACAACCAAGGCGAAATGAAAGGCACTGCTCTGCCTCACAAGCTAAGGCTCAAGTATAGAGCACTGTCCAACGGTGGCTCGCAAGATGTCCAAGCCACCACAGCAGCTATGTCCCCCGAATCCGCACTGCCACAGCACCCATACCTGGCGTTAGCACAGGTTAACCAGCAGCAAGGCAGCAGCTTTGGAAACAAGGAGGGCGAAAGCGAGACGGCAGATGAACTTTGCACGCAACGGTCTCCTTCAAGAGACAAGGACATGGGATGGAAGGAAAGTGGGAAGAGGAGCTCAGGAGGACGAGGTAACAGAAACAAGAAACGTGACTGAAACTGGCACATTACAACGCTTAAGACAGGACTTAATAAATGTCATCTCTACCATCCAATGGAAAGTCAAAAGAAATGGTACCAGTTACTTGCATGGAAGTCTATTGCTTATTCGTAACAAGAAAGTAACTCATGTTCTTGGTTTGTTTTCTTATCAAGAGCAATTCTGTGACCTTTTAATGCAGCTCTGTTCTCTCACTCTCTTTCATAAGCACTTAACTGTAACTCAAAGTTACAAAGGGGAAACTGAGTTCTTTAAAACGATCTTTTTCCTCTGTCAAAACAAACCGACAAAACTCTGTACAGCAAACCTCGACTCCACCTTTGAATATTTACATATCTCTGCCGTGTTTAGTAGCTTAGCTATAGAAATGGGTATTTACTGACCCTTACAATTTCCGCCACAAGTTCAAGGAGTTAAAGTTCTTTCTCAATTCTGATTTCAGAAGTAAAAAAACCTCAACAGTTTATGCCTCTCCTCTGCCTTCGGACTTTAACATTATTGAAGCACTTGGATTATAATA is drawn from Danio rerio strain Tuebingen ecotype United States chromosome 6, GRCz12tu, whole genome shotgun sequence and contains these coding sequences:
- the nfil3-5 gene encoding nuclear factor, interleukin 3 regulated, member 5 isoform X1, which translates into the protein MESINLPTQNSGSSLETLETFSNYNESLPSPQMSSPPRQGRLIKPKPNSSCRRKREFISDEKKDASYWEKRRKNNEAAKRSREKRRLNDMVLENRVIALNDENVRLKTELLQLKLRFGLISSASYMEKTQQISNGAEAAANGANGSGATSGNPYFSSSGYSSASQVMMNSDSSEAEQSTRTERHTMLPKYSPRGSLSDMSDGSSRDSPEPINFDIKHESSGMDINRLEASVLNGMFNGHQSLGRLESNQPQEMEQQESVSNPAPPSATPQRSVILFRSGSSSYPVESQRVEDVDQQEASQTQQNGQITHFNQTGCNLPLRHDGLETLSEVAQQLARRSLDSPSYEFTNGKADAGENRRFVIQQQDLTVQGQCRSQVQDSTPNSFAPDLLNEAGKALVYQRTNPYLGTLNEEPPVLTYEGCTRADGFYQEHSSSGKDSSSSDGDPRSSDKEASTDDESPSSSSSDIGGYHATHQSASSPTMVTSDAYQYGDNQGEMKGTALPHKLRLKYRALSNGGSQDVQATTAAMSPESALPQHPYLALAQVNQQQGSSFGNKEGESETADELCTQRSPSRDKDMGWKESGKRSSGGRGNRNKKRD
- the nfil3-5 gene encoding nuclear factor, interleukin 3 regulated, member 5 (The RefSeq protein has 1 substitution compared to this genomic sequence); the encoded protein is MESINLPTQNSGSSLETLETFSNYNESLPSPQMSSPPRQGRLIKPKPNSSCRRKREFISDEKKDASYWEKRRKNNEAAKRSREKRRLNDMVLENRVIALNDENVRLKTELLQLKLRFGLISSASYMEKTQQISNGAEAAANGANGSGATSGNPYFSSSGYSSASQVMMNSDSSEAEQSTRTERHTMLPKYSPRGSLSDMSDGSSRDSPEPINFDIKHESSGMDINRLEASVLNGMFNGHQSLGRLESNQPQEMEQQESVSNPAPPSATPQRSVILFRSGSSSYPVESQRVEDVDQQEASQTQQNGQITHFNQTGCNLPLRHDGLETLSEVAQQLARRSVDSPSYEFTNGKADAGENRRFVIQQQDLTVQGQCRSQVQDSTPNSFAPDLLNEAGKALVYQRTNPYLGTLNEEPPVLTYEGCTRADGFYQEHSSSGKDSSSSDGDPRSSDKEASTDDESPSSSSSDIGGYHATHQSASSPTMVTSDAYQYGDNQGEMKGTALPHKLRLKYRALSNGGSQDVQATTAAMSPESALPQHPYLALAQVNQQQGSSFGNKEGESETADELCTQRSPSRDKDMGWKESGKRSSGGRGNRNKKRD